A window of Citrus sinensis cultivar Valencia sweet orange chromosome 7, DVS_A1.0, whole genome shotgun sequence contains these coding sequences:
- the LOC102614901 gene encoding uncharacterized protein LOC102614901: MQMENLDLLRQNGVQYQEPLKSYPKEFPMSALCGEGTKQKQSKDDHLQKDVEDFLFKLLGEVFQLNRDVIREVPVVVDMICKSYLSLMSSDKYDAFLIRFNGTNYSAWAFHFEIFVKGKDLWGQVDGRKPAPDKEIDQDGYAKWEVKDAQIMAWILGSVESNFILNLRPFKTAAGMWNHLKKLYSHTNTAR, from the exons ATGCAAATGGAAAATCTAGACCTTCTAAGACAAAATGGCGTCCAGTATCAAGAG CCATTGAAGTCGTATCCAAAGGAGTTTCCCATGTCTGCACTTTGTGGAGAAGGaactaaacaaaaacaatcaaaGGATGACCATTTGCAGAAGGATGTGGAAGATTTTCTGTTTAAATTGCTAGGAGAAGTGTTCCAGCTGAATAGGGATGTGATTCGGGAAGTTCCA GTAGTTGTGGATATGATATGCAAAAG tTATCTCAGCCTCATGTCTTCAGACAAGTATGATGCTTTTTTGATCCGTTTTAATGGCACAAACTACTCAGCCTGGGCATTTCATTTCGAGATATTTGTCAAAGGCAAAGATCTATGGGGACAAGTTGATGGCAGGAAACCTGCCCCTGATAAAGAGATAGACCAGGATGGGTACGCCAAGTGGGAAGTCAAGGATGCTCAAATCATGGCATGGATTCTAGGATCTGTGGAATCCAACTTCATCTTGAATCTTCGACCCTTCAAGACTGCAGCAGGAATGTGGAATCATCTAAAGAAACTCTACAGTCACACCAACACTGCTCGTTGA